One genomic window of Blastopirellula retiformator includes the following:
- a CDS encoding sigma-70 family RNA polymerase sigma factor: MYDALIDDFEDDDARVRSPRDFNTSVEVLDGDNEDGPMLDIDNDNDDSIEDSSDEFLGDDGETWSDDPVRMYLTQMGEIPLLTRQEEIFLARKIELTRAKFRGMLLECDYVIQDAIKVLRRVQDGELPFDRTVQVSVTDRLEKEQILGRLPHNLKTLDTLLKRNYRDYRIATSKSRSEAQRGEAWVRLGRRRRRAVKLVEELGLRTQRIESKIGTLEDFSKRIDDLKARIDEHKQAKGHEADRADWVAEYRNILVATQETPTSLRRRVNQLKVVYSEYQQAKRELSEGNLRLVVSIAKKYRNRGLSFLDLIQEGNAGLMRAVDKFEYRRGFKFCTYATWWIRQAITRAVADQSRTIRIPVHMVETMSRVRNVARQLLQEKGREPTLEETARRAGTTVEEARRVLAMSRYPISLDRPVGNSEDSQFGDLLPDGEAESPAIGAAQEMLRTRISRVLKTLSYREREIIKLRYGLGDGYSYTLEEVGHIFKVTRERIRQIEAKAVRKLQQPSRSQELVGFLD, translated from the coding sequence TTGTACGACGCCCTGATTGATGATTTTGAAGACGATGACGCCCGCGTTCGCAGTCCCCGCGATTTCAACACTTCGGTTGAAGTGCTGGATGGGGATAACGAAGACGGCCCCATGCTGGACATCGACAACGATAACGATGACAGCATCGAAGATTCGTCGGATGAATTTCTCGGCGATGACGGCGAAACGTGGTCGGACGACCCGGTTCGCATGTACCTGACGCAGATGGGCGAGATCCCGCTGCTGACCCGTCAGGAAGAAATCTTTCTGGCTCGTAAGATCGAGCTGACTCGCGCCAAGTTCCGGGGCATGCTGCTGGAATGCGATTACGTGATCCAAGACGCCATCAAGGTTCTGCGTCGCGTTCAGGACGGCGAACTGCCGTTTGATCGTACCGTGCAGGTCTCGGTGACCGATCGCCTTGAAAAAGAGCAGATCCTCGGCCGTCTGCCGCACAACCTGAAGACGCTCGATACCCTGCTGAAGCGCAACTATCGCGACTACCGCATCGCCACGAGCAAATCGCGCAGCGAAGCCCAACGGGGCGAAGCTTGGGTACGGCTGGGTCGTCGTCGCCGTCGCGCCGTCAAACTGGTCGAAGAACTCGGTTTGCGTACGCAGCGGATCGAATCGAAGATCGGCACGCTGGAAGACTTCTCGAAGCGGATCGACGATCTGAAGGCCCGCATCGACGAGCACAAGCAGGCGAAAGGCCACGAAGCCGACCGCGCTGATTGGGTTGCCGAGTACCGCAACATCCTGGTCGCCACCCAGGAAACCCCGACCAGCCTGCGTCGCCGCGTCAACCAGCTGAAGGTTGTCTACTCCGAATACCAGCAAGCCAAGCGTGAGCTGTCGGAAGGTAACCTGCGTCTGGTCGTCTCGATCGCCAAGAAGTATCGCAACCGCGGTCTCAGCTTCCTCGACCTGATTCAGGAAGGGAACGCCGGCCTGATGCGTGCGGTCGACAAGTTTGAATACCGCCGCGGCTTCAAGTTCTGCACCTACGCCACGTGGTGGATTCGCCAGGCGATCACCCGCGCCGTCGCCGACCAAAGCCGTACGATCCGCATCCCAGTTCACATGGTCGAAACGATGTCGCGCGTTCGCAACGTCGCTCGCCAGCTGCTGCAGGAAAAGGGTCGCGAACCTACGCTGGAAGAAACGGCCCGCCGCGCCGGTACGACCGTCGAAGAAGCTCGCCGCGTCTTGGCGATGAGCCGCTATCCGATCTCGCTCGACCGTCCGGTCGGCAACAGCGAAGATAGCCAGTTCGGCGACTTGCTGCCCGATGGCGAAGCCGAAAGCCCGGCCATTGGCGCCGCGCAAGAAATGCTGCGGACCCGCATCAGCCGCGTGCTGAAAACCCTCAGCTATCGCGAACGGGAAATCATCAAGCTTCGCTACGGTCTGGGCGACGGTTACAGCTACACGCTGGAAGAAGTGGGACACATCTTCAAGGTGACCCGCGAACGCATCCGCCAGATCGAAGCCAAAGCGGTTCGCAAGCTGCAGCAGCCGAGCCGCAGCCAAGAGCTGGTCGGTTTCCTCGACTAA